One stretch of Rhizobium rhizoryzae DNA includes these proteins:
- a CDS encoding DUF1206 domain-containing protein yields MGSEKFEWMARAGYAARGLVYVLVGMMAVLGSIGGGSPDSESALQMVLSQPFGRIWLGFIGLCLIGFIVWRLAQSLANADNHPADLKGYVVRAGLLISAITYSGLALFAVTHALMMRRGESGGGSSSWTAWLMQQPYGRYLVGIVGLCILGAGAAHIVKGIRRSYHRYLAFDANLHPALDSCCVYGLVAKGIVFLIIAVFFLYAAFMVDPDQAGSMADALTWVRQLPLGGVLYLAIGVGLACFGIYGFVEARYRRVAPPSLDQARRSIPAI; encoded by the coding sequence ATGGGCAGCGAAAAATTCGAATGGATGGCAAGAGCAGGCTATGCTGCACGCGGGCTGGTTTATGTTCTCGTGGGAATGATGGCGGTCCTTGGCAGTATCGGTGGCGGTAGCCCGGATTCTGAATCCGCACTACAAATGGTGCTGTCTCAGCCATTTGGTCGTATCTGGCTCGGATTTATCGGCCTCTGTCTCATTGGATTCATTGTTTGGCGGCTGGCCCAGTCGCTTGCCAATGCGGATAACCATCCGGCTGACCTGAAGGGCTACGTGGTCAGGGCCGGATTGTTGATCAGCGCCATTACCTATAGCGGTCTGGCTCTATTTGCCGTGACACACGCATTGATGATGAGGAGGGGCGAATCTGGTGGTGGCTCTTCCAGTTGGACCGCATGGTTGATGCAGCAACCCTACGGTCGCTATCTGGTCGGGATTGTTGGTCTCTGCATCCTTGGTGCTGGTGCAGCCCACATCGTCAAAGGCATCCGACGCAGCTACCATCGCTATCTGGCCTTCGACGCCAATTTGCATCCCGCGCTGGACAGTTGTTGCGTTTATGGTCTCGTCGCCAAGGGTATCGTCTTCCTGATCATTGCAGTATTTTTTCTCTATGCGGCTTTCATGGTTGATCCGGACCAGGCGGGAAGCATGGCCGACGCCTTGACATGGGTTCGTCAATTACCCTTGGGTGGCGTGCTTTATCTCGCGATCGGTGTTGGTCTGGCCTGTTTCGGTATCTATGGCTTCGTCGAGGCCCGTTACCGTCGCGTTGCACCCCCAAGCCTTGATCAGGCCCGTCGCTCCATTCCCGCCATCTGA
- a CDS encoding DUF3618 domain-containing protein — translation MAYSTERTPEEIEREIEQDRQRINAKLDEIQNRMSPGQLVDEAIAYAKGSGGAEFLSNLTDSMKSNPIPVALMGVSLAWLMSGQKPSAQSDLGKSEEHPLVPVTGTIRRTGPVEQIGESRYSHFTDEAGAKFRAMSDAAGNRAGHFTDEAGRTYRGFADKTGRQIHDIRDETGRLFDEASGWVAASWQDLKHSAARAGHHVSEAGRSAGRTTMDMGASVRDSAQALNETIFRQFRDQPLVGGALAFAVGAAIGAALPRTEREDALMGELSDDVKGKVAAEASHAMDKAEAVATEVSHTAAAVVSDVHDAAKDRIVEEARQFRTPSNGSAPRPH, via the coding sequence ATGGCCTATTCCACGGAACGCACCCCGGAAGAGATCGAGCGCGAAATCGAACAGGATCGCCAGCGCATCAACGCCAAGCTCGACGAGATCCAGAACCGCATGTCTCCCGGTCAGCTTGTCGATGAAGCAATCGCGTACGCGAAGGGGAGTGGCGGCGCGGAGTTTCTCTCGAACCTCACCGACTCCATGAAATCGAACCCGATCCCTGTGGCCCTGATGGGTGTTAGCCTGGCCTGGCTCATGTCCGGCCAGAAACCTTCGGCTCAATCGGATCTCGGAAAGTCGGAAGAGCATCCGCTGGTACCCGTGACCGGCACAATACGCCGCACAGGCCCTGTCGAGCAGATCGGTGAAAGTCGCTACAGCCACTTTACGGATGAGGCAGGCGCGAAATTCAGGGCAATGTCCGATGCTGCAGGAAATCGTGCCGGACACTTTACGGATGAGGCTGGGAGGACCTATCGCGGCTTCGCGGATAAAACAGGTCGGCAGATCCACGATATCCGGGACGAGACCGGACGCCTGTTCGACGAAGCCTCAGGCTGGGTCGCTGCATCCTGGCAGGATCTCAAACATTCGGCTGCCCGTGCTGGTCACCACGTTTCGGAGGCGGGACGCAGCGCAGGCCGCACGACGATGGACATGGGCGCTTCTGTCCGGGATTCGGCACAGGCTCTCAATGAAACGATCTTTCGCCAGTTTCGTGATCAACCGCTTGTGGGTGGCGCTCTCGCTTTCGCTGTCGGCGCGGCCATTGGCGCTGCGCTTCCTCGGACAGAGCGCGAGGACGCTCTGATGGGCGAACTGTCCGATGACGTGAAAGGCAAGGTGGCGGCAGAAGCGTCTCACGCCATGGACAAGGCGGAAGCCGTGGCAACGGAGGTCTCGCACACCGCAGCCGCTGTTGTTTCTGACGTCCATGATGCTGCGAAAGACCGCATTGTCGAAGAGGCGCGCCAGTTCCGCACCCCGAGCAATGGGTCGGCGCCACGCCCGCATTAA
- a CDS encoding phage holin family protein: MSNPVENRPLSELLTGLVGDVSGLFRKEINLAKAEASEKVSKAMTGVEMMAAGLVFAIGAIGVLLAAVVSGLSALLLSMGFAERNADAIAAVVVGLVVAVIGWGMISRGLAVLKGSSMNLDRTTHSLQRDVQVLKERT; encoded by the coding sequence ATGTCTAATCCCGTTGAAAACCGCCCCTTGTCTGAACTTCTGACTGGCCTCGTGGGCGATGTGTCCGGCCTGTTTCGCAAAGAGATCAATCTGGCGAAAGCAGAGGCCTCTGAAAAAGTCTCCAAGGCCATGACAGGCGTCGAGATGATGGCGGCAGGCCTCGTGTTTGCTATCGGTGCCATCGGCGTCTTGCTTGCAGCAGTCGTCAGCGGGCTTTCGGCCCTCCTGCTTTCAATGGGCTTTGCTGAACGCAATGCAGACGCCATCGCAGCTGTGGTTGTGGGTCTCGTCGTCGCCGTCATTGGCTGGGGCATGATTTCGCGCGGCCTCGCTGTGTTGAAGGGCAGCTCGATGAACCTCGACCGCACGACCCATTCCCTGCAACGCGATGTTCAGGTGCTGAAGGAGAGAACATAA